A region of Candidatus Methylomirabilota bacterium DNA encodes the following proteins:
- a CDS encoding PD-(D/E)XK nuclease family protein yields the protein LPGRVELRFLEANLVGRHAPDAEDVDEAIEQVKAAAAGIRARAFAATPSYNACRFCAYNQICPFTATRE from the coding sequence CCTCCCCGGGCGCGTGGAGCTCCGCTTCCTCGAGGCGAACCTGGTGGGCCGGCACGCGCCCGACGCGGAGGACGTGGACGAGGCGATCGAGCAGGTGAAGGCCGCGGCCGCCGGGATCCGGGCGCGCGCGTTCGCGGCGACCCCCTCGTACAACGCGTGCCGCTTCTGCGCCTACAACCAGATCTGCCCGTTCACGGCGACGCGGGAGTAG
- a CDS encoding Fic family protein yields MKAGLQSSETPRGGYDAFVPAPLPPKLAYDDELVLALSRADAALSELSGLGRHLPNPHLLIAPYVRREAVLSSRIEGTTTTLAELLLEEVAEGAARRDPVDIREVRNYVTALEYGVTRLRTLPLSLRLVRELHARLMKGVRGEHATPGEFRRTQNWIGVARSTPESAIYVPPPPEFMMEALEAWERFLHERGRVPDLVQCALMHEQFEAIHPFLDGNGRVGRLLITLFLIERGRLSQPLLYLSAYIDQHRGEYYGGLQAVHTDGDWKGWIRFFLTGVEVIAQDAVVQAAKLMELRERWRERLADYPKAAQLIDALLVNPYMSVARAQRLLKVSNPTARQLVARLEKLELLTEITGREWGRLYLARPILRIIEQMRGRGAPRGSG; encoded by the coding sequence TTGAAAGCCGGCTTACAAAGCTCCGAGACGCCGCGCGGGGGGTACGACGCGTTCGTCCCGGCGCCGCTGCCGCCCAAACTGGCCTACGACGACGAGCTCGTCCTCGCCCTCTCGCGGGCGGACGCGGCGTTGAGCGAGCTGTCGGGTCTCGGACGGCACCTGCCCAACCCCCATCTGCTCATCGCGCCCTACGTCCGGCGGGAAGCCGTGCTGTCCTCGCGGATCGAGGGCACGACGACGACCCTGGCAGAGCTGTTGCTCGAAGAGGTCGCGGAGGGCGCGGCGCGCCGCGACCCGGTCGACATCCGGGAAGTTCGCAATTACGTGACGGCGCTGGAATATGGCGTCACGCGGCTCCGGACCTTGCCCTTGTCGCTCCGGCTCGTCCGTGAGCTGCACGCGCGGCTCATGAAGGGGGTGCGCGGCGAGCACGCGACTCCGGGAGAGTTCCGGCGCACGCAGAACTGGATCGGCGTCGCGCGGAGCACCCCGGAAAGTGCCATCTACGTGCCGCCGCCCCCGGAATTCATGATGGAGGCGCTCGAGGCGTGGGAGCGCTTCCTCCACGAGCGCGGGCGCGTGCCCGACCTCGTCCAGTGCGCGCTCATGCACGAGCAGTTCGAGGCGATCCATCCGTTCCTCGACGGGAACGGCCGGGTGGGACGGCTCCTGATCACGCTGTTCCTCATCGAGCGCGGCCGGTTGTCCCAGCCCCTCCTCTATCTGTCCGCGTACATCGATCAGCATCGGGGGGAGTACTACGGCGGACTCCAGGCCGTTCACACCGACGGCGACTGGAAGGGGTGGATCCGGTTCTTCCTGACCGGCGTCGAGGTGATCGCACAGGATGCGGTCGTGCAGGCCGCGAAGCTGATGGAGCTGCGCGAGCGCTGGCGGGAGCGCCTGGCCGACTATCCGAAGGCCGCGCAGCTGATCGACGCGCTGCTCGTGAATCCGTACATGAGCGTCGCCCGGGCCCAGCGCCTCCTGAAGGTGTCCAACCCGACGGCGCGTCAGCTCGTCGCCCGGCTCGAGAAGCTCGAGCTGCTGACCGAGATCACCGGGCGCGAATGGGGCCGACTCTATCTGGCCCGCCCGATTCTACGCATCATCGAGCAGATGCGCGGGCGCGGTGCTCCACGCGGAAGCGGTTGA
- a CDS encoding DUF2569 domain-containing protein, whose amino-acid sequence MAEPDVQDLKGIGGWLILVAVGLCLQPLLLLKALSENATAFKPDTWGVLTTPGTSAYHPLWAPLLVAETGVNLVLLAWSGVLLYFFFSKGRRFPRMVIVYMGVSVAAVIADLAVANAIPVARARLTASEYGQVARSVIGAAIWIPYFLRSRRVAATFVH is encoded by the coding sequence ATGGCCGAGCCGGACGTGCAGGACCTCAAGGGGATCGGCGGATGGCTGATCCTCGTGGCGGTCGGGCTCTGTCTCCAGCCCCTGCTCCTGCTCAAGGCGCTCTCGGAAAACGCCACGGCGTTCAAGCCCGACACGTGGGGCGTCCTCACGACGCCCGGCACGTCCGCCTACCATCCGCTCTGGGCGCCGCTGCTCGTCGCCGAGACGGGTGTGAACCTCGTGCTCCTCGCGTGGTCGGGCGTGCTCCTCTACTTCTTCTTCTCGAAGGGGCGTCGCTTCCCACGGATGGTGATCGTCTACATGGGGGTGAGCGTGGCGGCCGTGATCGCCGACCTCGCGGTGGCGAACGCGATCCCCGTCGCGCGGGCGCGGCTCACGGCGAGCGAGTATGGGCAGGTGGCCCGCTCCGTGATCGGCGCCGCGATCTGGATCCCGTACTTCCTGCGCTCGAGGCGGGTCGCCGCGACATTCGTCCACTGA
- a CDS encoding EthD family reductase: MIRISVLYPAGEGKKFDYDYYKNKHMILVAERLKPFGLIRTEVDRGIAGGAPGSSAPYVAVGHVYFTALDGFQKGMGKHGKEIMADIPNYTNIQPQIQINEIIG, from the coding sequence ATGATCCGCATCTCGGTGCTCTATCCCGCCGGTGAAGGCAAGAAGTTCGACTACGACTACTACAAGAACAAGCACATGATCCTCGTCGCCGAGCGCCTCAAGCCATTCGGCCTGATCCGCACGGAGGTGGACCGCGGCATCGCCGGCGGCGCGCCGGGATCGTCGGCACCCTACGTCGCGGTCGGCCACGTCTACTTCACCGCGCTCGACGGATTCCAGAAGGGGATGGGCAAGCACGGCAAGGAGATCATGGCCGACATCCCCAACTACACGAACATCCAGCCCCAGATCCAGATCAACGAGATCATCGGCTAG
- the tcuA gene encoding FAD-dependent tricarballylate dehydrogenase TcuA: MTAPWDVIVVGGGNAAMSAALSAREAGARVLVLEKAPEAWRGGNGFFTAGGFRFAFKSFEELAGLVGDLSEEEKRSMEVDPYTEEQFYDDLMRVTEDCADPDLAMQLVRESQPTVRWMRDRGVRWIPMFGRQAYKVGGRFRFWGGLVLEAVGGGPGLIDMEYAAAAKAGIAVRFEAKAARLVTDDRGAVTGVVVRTPAGTETLAARAVVLASGGFEANAEMRTRYLGRNWDLARVRGTPYNTGDGIRMALEIGALPWGHWSGCHSVQWDLNAPWHGDRKVGDNFQKHSYPLGIIVNLRGERFVDEGADFRNYTYVKYGRAVIEQPRRTAFQVFDQKVLALLREEYRIREVTKAEDATLEGLAKKLEIDVEGFVRTVTAFNAAVQPGTFNPAVKDGKGTRGITPPKSNWAQPLDAPPFVGYAVTTGITFTFGGLKITLDGQVIDCEQRPIPGLYAAGELVGGLFYHNYPGGAGLMAGAVFGRVAGRSAARRGA; the protein is encoded by the coding sequence GTGACCGCGCCCTGGGACGTGATCGTGGTCGGCGGCGGCAACGCCGCGATGTCTGCGGCGCTCTCCGCGCGCGAGGCGGGCGCCCGCGTGCTCGTCCTCGAGAAGGCGCCGGAGGCGTGGCGCGGCGGCAACGGCTTCTTCACCGCGGGCGGCTTCCGGTTCGCCTTCAAGAGCTTCGAGGAGCTCGCCGGGCTCGTCGGTGACCTCTCCGAGGAGGAGAAACGCTCGATGGAGGTCGATCCCTACACGGAGGAGCAGTTCTACGACGACCTCATGCGCGTCACCGAGGACTGCGCCGATCCCGATCTGGCCATGCAGCTCGTGCGGGAGTCCCAGCCGACGGTGCGCTGGATGCGCGACCGCGGCGTCCGCTGGATCCCGATGTTCGGCCGGCAGGCGTACAAGGTCGGCGGGCGCTTCCGCTTCTGGGGCGGCCTCGTGCTCGAGGCGGTCGGCGGCGGGCCGGGGCTCATCGACATGGAGTACGCCGCGGCGGCGAAGGCGGGCATCGCCGTGCGCTTCGAGGCGAAGGCGGCGCGCCTCGTCACCGACGACCGCGGCGCCGTCACGGGCGTCGTCGTCCGCACGCCCGCGGGCACCGAGACGCTCGCCGCGCGCGCGGTCGTGCTCGCATCGGGCGGCTTCGAAGCCAACGCCGAGATGCGCACGCGCTACCTCGGCCGCAACTGGGACCTCGCGCGCGTGCGCGGCACGCCCTACAACACGGGCGACGGCATCCGCATGGCGCTCGAGATCGGCGCGCTCCCGTGGGGCCACTGGAGCGGCTGCCACTCCGTCCAGTGGGACCTGAACGCGCCGTGGCACGGCGACCGGAAGGTCGGCGACAACTTCCAGAAGCACTCGTACCCGCTGGGAATCATCGTCAACCTCCGCGGCGAGCGCTTCGTGGACGAGGGCGCCGACTTCCGCAACTACACCTACGTGAAGTACGGGCGCGCCGTCATCGAGCAGCCGCGGCGCACCGCCTTCCAGGTCTTCGACCAGAAGGTGCTCGCCCTCCTGCGCGAGGAGTACCGGATCCGCGAGGTCACGAAGGCCGAGGACGCGACGCTCGAGGGGCTCGCGAAGAAGCTCGAGATCGACGTCGAGGGCTTCGTGCGCACGGTGACGGCGTTCAACGCCGCCGTCCAGCCGGGGACCTTCAACCCCGCGGTGAAGGACGGCAAGGGCACGCGCGGGATCACGCCGCCGAAGTCGAACTGGGCGCAGCCGCTCGACGCGCCGCCCTTCGTCGGCTACGCCGTCACGACGGGCATCACGTTCACGTTCGGCGGGCTCAAGATCACCCTCGACGGCCAGGTGATCGACTGCGAGCAGCGCCCGATCCCCGGCCTCTACGCCGCGGGCGAGCTGGTCGGCGGGCTCTTCTACCACAACTACCCGGGCGGCGCCGGCCTCATGGCCGGCGCGGTCTTCGGCCGCGTCGCCGGGCGCTCCGCCGCGCGCCGCGGGGCCTAA
- a CDS encoding Uma2 family endonuclease, producing the protein MNRVALTYKDYAALPDDGRRYQILDGELCVTPAPGTQHQTVSMNLSVALATHVRAGALGQLFAAPVDVILSDTTIVQPDLVFVARDRRERVSARGIEGAPTLVVEIVSPSTAQTDRHTKRELYARFGVPCYWIVDPDARAIEMYGLAGGAYELGARATGDPLIVAEPFTGLTLPSIWPSATS; encoded by the coding sequence ATGAATCGGGTCGCGCTCACCTACAAGGATTACGCGGCGCTGCCGGACGACGGCCGGCGCTACCAGATCCTCGATGGGGAGCTATGCGTGACGCCGGCACCGGGAACCCAGCACCAGACCGTGAGCATGAATCTGTCGGTGGCGCTTGCCACCCACGTTCGGGCCGGCGCCCTCGGCCAGCTCTTCGCGGCACCGGTTGACGTGATCCTGAGCGACACGACCATCGTCCAGCCGGACCTCGTCTTCGTCGCCCGCGACCGGCGCGAGCGCGTCAGCGCCCGCGGCATCGAGGGCGCGCCGACGCTCGTCGTCGAGATCGTCTCGCCTTCCACGGCGCAGACCGATCGCCACACCAAGCGCGAGCTGTACGCGCGGTTCGGCGTGCCCTGCTACTGGATCGTGGACCCGGACGCCCGGGCGATCGAGATGTACGGGCTCGCGGGCGGAGCCTACGAGCTGGGGGCGCGGGCCACCGGCGACCCGCTCATCGTCGCCGAGCCCTTCACCGGCCTCACGCTTCCCTCGATCTGGCCGTCCGCGACGTCTTAG
- a CDS encoding helicase C-terminal domain-containing protein, producing MSGALDLLTHFPAGATPRPEQARLLSALEDAIAEALDDPAAPRVFLVEGPPGVGKSHVAMTLARWSGDAYLLTSQKLLQDQYEREFGGELQIVKGRDNYACDHFPGARVPTSRGLCRRPRGPLCQCPYVRAKTAALNGPIFCTNTAYFATLRHWHAEQLRKRRLLVVDEAHNLESQLVSVFTVAFSAEQMRAWFGAPLPRLASADAYRPVMAEHLEHLEARREAIGRELEALTPPELAADAFLKAPPSRAEQELLAQRDELEGALARLRFFVDAEDQEWVVRYPMDPAATLELVPLSVAPMAQALLAETAELTVLSSAYLGHRAVVAECFGLAEDGLRVFASPSPFALEQRRIVYRPVGALSRASLAALEPALFAEVAALLAAHPGEKGLIHAPSYAAGERLVRDLAARAPLAARRLIWVASAEAKARALEQHRASPLPTVLVSPSLREGVDLPDDFLRFQIVTKLPFPDLGDPWTRAREQRDPRWYAIETAKALVQAYGRSCRHAADHGVTYVLDTQFERFLQRYRALLPAWFLDAAEPAVRAVRRAEPWAE from the coding sequence GTGAGCGGCGCGCTCGACCTCCTCACCCACTTTCCGGCCGGCGCCACGCCCCGGCCCGAGCAGGCGCGGCTCCTCAGCGCCCTCGAGGACGCGATCGCGGAGGCGCTCGACGACCCGGCGGCGCCCCGCGTGTTCCTCGTCGAGGGCCCGCCCGGCGTCGGCAAGAGCCACGTCGCGATGACGCTCGCCCGCTGGAGCGGCGACGCGTACCTCCTGACCTCGCAGAAGCTGCTCCAGGATCAGTACGAGCGGGAGTTCGGCGGCGAGCTCCAGATCGTGAAGGGCCGCGACAACTACGCGTGCGACCACTTCCCCGGCGCGCGCGTGCCGACCTCGCGCGGCCTGTGCCGCCGCCCGCGGGGGCCGCTCTGCCAGTGCCCGTACGTGCGCGCGAAGACCGCGGCGCTCAACGGGCCGATCTTCTGCACCAACACGGCCTACTTCGCGACGCTCCGCCACTGGCACGCGGAGCAGCTCAGGAAGCGCCGCCTGCTCGTCGTCGACGAGGCACACAACCTCGAGTCCCAGCTCGTCTCGGTCTTCACCGTCGCCTTTTCTGCCGAGCAGATGCGCGCCTGGTTCGGCGCCCCGCTGCCGCGGCTCGCCTCCGCGGACGCCTACCGCCCCGTGATGGCCGAGCACCTCGAACATCTCGAGGCGCGGCGCGAGGCGATCGGCCGAGAGCTCGAGGCGTTGACGCCGCCGGAGCTCGCGGCGGATGCGTTCTTGAAGGCGCCGCCCTCGCGGGCCGAGCAGGAGCTGCTCGCGCAGCGCGACGAGCTCGAGGGGGCGCTCGCCCGCCTCCGCTTCTTCGTGGACGCGGAGGACCAGGAGTGGGTCGTGCGCTACCCCATGGACCCGGCGGCGACGCTCGAGCTCGTCCCGCTGTCCGTCGCGCCGATGGCGCAGGCGCTCCTCGCTGAGACCGCGGAGCTGACGGTCCTCTCCTCCGCCTACCTCGGCCACCGCGCCGTCGTCGCCGAGTGCTTCGGCCTCGCGGAAGACGGCCTCCGGGTCTTCGCGAGCCCATCGCCCTTCGCGCTCGAGCAGCGCCGGATCGTCTACCGGCCCGTCGGCGCCCTCTCGCGGGCGAGCCTCGCCGCGCTCGAGCCCGCGCTCTTCGCTGAGGTGGCGGCGCTCCTCGCCGCCCACCCCGGTGAGAAGGGCCTGATCCACGCGCCCTCGTACGCGGCGGGCGAGCGCCTCGTCCGCGATCTGGCCGCGCGGGCTCCGCTCGCGGCGCGGCGGCTCATCTGGGTGGCATCGGCGGAGGCGAAGGCGCGGGCGCTCGAGCAGCACCGCGCCTCGCCGCTCCCGACCGTGCTCGTCTCGCCGTCGCTCCGCGAGGGCGTGGACCTGCCCGACGACTTCCTCCGCTTCCAGATCGTCACGAAGCTCCCGTTCCCCGACCTCGGCGACCCGTGGACGCGTGCGCGCGAGCAGCGCGATCCGCGCTGGTACGCGATCGAGACGGCGAAGGCGCTCGTCCAGGCCTACGGGCGCTCGTGCCGCCACGCGGCCGACCACGGCGTCACCTACGTCCTCGACACACAGTTCGAGCGCTTCCTCCAGCGTTACCGGGCGCTCCTGCCGGCGTGGTTCCTCGACGCCGCCGAGCCGGCGGTGCGGGCGGTGCGACGGGCCGAGCCGTGGGCGGAGTGA
- a CDS encoding NUDIX hydrolase has protein sequence MPPERTRPVLQYSAGGLVVDADGRILLIRARDLRDRPVWTLPKGTLSPGESSADAALREVREETGWRCEIVRELEDVTYWFQRDGRRVRKSVRWFLMRPLEQAGEHDHEVDEVSWVTRAEALDRLRYESDRRLVEALA, from the coding sequence GTGCCTCCCGAGCGGACGCGCCCGGTGCTGCAGTACTCGGCCGGCGGGCTCGTCGTGGACGCGGACGGCCGGATCCTCCTGATCCGCGCGCGCGACCTCCGCGACCGCCCCGTGTGGACGCTGCCCAAGGGCACGCTCTCGCCCGGCGAGTCGAGCGCGGACGCCGCGCTCCGCGAGGTCCGCGAGGAGACGGGCTGGCGGTGTGAGATCGTCCGCGAGCTCGAGGACGTGACCTATTGGTTCCAGCGCGACGGCCGGCGCGTCCGGAAGTCCGTGCGCTGGTTCCTCATGCGGCCGCTCGAGCAGGCCGGCGAGCACGACCACGAGGTGGACGAGGTCTCGTGGGTGACGCGCGCCGAGGCCCTCGACCGGCTGCGCTACGAGTCGGATCGCCGCCTGGTCGAGGCGCTCGCTTAG